A stretch of Henckelia pumila isolate YLH828 chromosome 4, ASM3356847v2, whole genome shotgun sequence DNA encodes these proteins:
- the LOC140866353 gene encoding receptor-like protein EIX2 produces the protein MRNCKRLELIELGGNMLTGNIPTWIGDALSHLIVLSVKLNDFYGTIPLSICSLQNMQVLDLSSNMISGPIPECLYNLSAMTKEVVADSTSYGITYNYIDKFGDLWYDSLRDGADIMWKGKEVNYVKDLLLVKHIDLSHNLLVGDIPSEITKLDGLVNLNLSRNHLCGQIPPNIGVLKDLESLDLSRNQLSGSIPLSISELGSLGVLDLSYNNLSGRIPRGFTKFDESAYAENDGLCGRPVLDKSCPGEDERKHQDSNFNNENNAMNNREHEDDEFITKGFYICMVFGFVIGFWGIIGSILVSNSARFAYFKLLNTIENFVYVRVRLSKVRFRNRFRN, from the exons ATGAGGAACTGCAAGAGGTTGGAATTGATTGAACTTGGAGGAAATATGCTAACAGGCAATATACCAACCTGGATTGGAGATGCATTATCACACTTGATTGTTCTAAGCGTAAAGttgaatgatttttatgggaCAATACCTTTGAGCATTTGTAGTCTACAAAATATGCAAGTCTTAGACCTCTCTTCAAACATGATTTCAGGACCCATACCCGAATGCTTGTATAATCTCAGTGCAATGACCAAAGAAGTTGTTGCTGATTCGACATCCTATGGAATCACTTATAATTATATAGACAAATTTGGGGATTTATGGTATGATAGCTTACGGGATGGTGCAGATATTATGTGGAAAGGAAAAGAAGTCAATTATGTAAAAGATTTGCTACTTGTTAAGCATATCGATCTGTCCCACAATCTTTTAGTTGGTGATATTCCTTCTGAGATCACAAAGCTTGATGGCCTGGTTAATTTGAATCTTTCAAGAAATCATTTATGTGGACAAATTCCTCCAAACATTGGTGTCTTAAAAGACTTGGAATCTCTCGATCTTTCGAGAAACCAGCTCTCTGGGAGTATTCCGCTCAGCATTTCCGAATTAGGTTCTCTAGGAGTCTTGGACTTATCCTACAACAACTTGTCGGGTAGAATTCCGCGTGGATTTACAAAATTTGACGAATCAGCGTATGCGGAAAATGATGGGCTTTGTGGACGTCCCGTACTCGACAAATCTTGTCCTGGAGAAGATGAGAGGAAACATCAAGATTCAAACTTCAATAACGAAAACAATGCAATGAACAATCGGGAACATGAAGACGACGAGTTCATTACTAAAGGATTTtatatctgcatggtatttggCTTTGTTATTGGATTTTGGGGGATCATCGGGTCGATACTAGTAAGCAATTCAGCAAGATTCGCATATTTCAAATTGTTGAACACTATTGAAAACTTTGTATATGTGAGAGTCAGGCTGAGCAAAGTTCGTTTTAGGAATCGCTTTCGAAACTA G